The Nitrosospira multiformis ATCC 25196 region CCGGCCCGGAGCGGCACACGTTGGAGCAACTTGCCTTCGCATTGGGCATAGGGGGGGCCGTGACATTCACCGGGCGCGTGGACAACGAAGGCATGGCTGCAATCTATCGCAGCGCGAGTGTGATGCTCAATCCGAGCCTCGCCGATAATATGCCTATATCGATACTTGAAGCTTTGGCAAGCGGCGTCCCGGTGGTGAGTACGAACGTGGGGGGTGTCCCCTATCTCGTTGAGCATGAAAAGAACGCCTTGCTCGTACCCGCGCGCGACCCCCAGGCGATGGCCAATGCAGTTCTGCGGCTGCTCAATGATGCAGCCAGGACCCGGCGTCTGATCGAGGCGGGTATGGAATGCGTGCAGCGCTACACCTGGCCGAACGTGCGCGTCCCCCTGTTCCGTGTCTATGAGCAGGTTCTTGCCGCACCAGACAGATCCTGTTGAGTGACGCTGAAAGCTTTGATAAATGAAAAACAGGGACTGGTATACATCGCTTGTATCGGGTCTTCTCTTTCCGCTGCAAGAGCGCCTCAAGGATCACTCCACGGTATCGGTACGCAAGGCGCTGGAGCTGTCTCAATGGTGGAATCGGGAGCGCCTGGAGAACTTGCAGCTGTTGAAGTTGCGCCATCTGCTGGCTGAAGCAGAAGCGCACGTACCTTATTACCGCCGAATATTTGCGGAGATTGGCTTCAAGGCAGCCGAGGTGTCCAGCCTTGCCGATCTGGCGCGCTTGCCGCTTCTCGATAAACCTGCGATCCGCGCCGATACGGAGGCATTGAAGTCCCAAAAAGCCAGAAGCCTGCGCTCTTTCAACACTGGAGGGTCGAGCGGAGAACCGCTCACCTTTTATATCGGCAGGGAGCGCGTCAGCCATGATGTGGCGGCAAAGTGGCGTGCCACACGCTGGTGGGACGTGGATATCGGCGATCCTGAGATGGTGGTCTGGGGCTCTCCCATCGAACTCGGGGCGCAGGATCGTCTTCGCATGCTTCGTGATCGGCTGCTCAGAACAAGGTTGTTTCCGGCGTTCGAAATGTCGGAGCAAAAGCTCGATCGCTTCCTGGGCGAACTGCGCGCCGCGCCCCCCAGAATGTTTTTCGGCTACCCTTCGGCCTTGTCCCATATTGCCCGCCATGCGCAGGCAAGAGGACAGCGAATGGACGACCTGGGTATCAACGTGGCATTCGTTACTTCGGAACGACTTTACGATGAACAGCGACAGCAGATCAGTAAAACCTTTGGATGTCCTGTTGCCAATGGCTATGGAGGACGCGATGCGGGTTTCATCGCCCATGAATGCCCGGAGGGTGGCATGCACATAACGGCAGAGGATATTATCGTGGAGATCGTGGATCGACAGGGGGTCCCGCTACCCTGTGGCGAAGCAGGAGAAATCATAGTCACTCATCTCTCTACCGCAGAATTTCCGTTCATTCGCTATCGCACGGGGGATATAGGAATACTGGATGATCGAATCTGTCGCTGCGGGCGAGGCCTTCCCCTTCTCCGCGAAATTCAGGGTCGCAGCACGGATTTTGTCGTCGCCCAGGATGGGACGGTCATGCATGGTCTGGCCTTGATATACATCCTGCGAGAATTGCCGCAGATCAGTCATTTCAAAATCATCCAGGAGAGTCTGAACCTTATCCATATATGGGTGGTTTCCGGGGCAAAGCTCGATCGGGAGATCACTGCAAAAATCGAGGAAGAATTCAAGGCGCGGCTTGGGCAATCCGTTGAGGTTCTGATCGAGGAGACAACTGAAATTCCAGCAGAAAAATCCGGCAAGTTTCGTTATGTGATAAGTAAAATCGCCGGGGCTTGAAAAACATTGCAATAAGTTTCACTTCTCTACAGATATTTCGCATATCGCTACCGTCAATTCCTCCGCCTGATGAGACTTCAGTTCGATTACTTGGAATGATGGCAGGAAACACTCTTTCAGCAGTGCAAACCGATGGATAAGCAGCAACATCAGTCCGATATTACCGCCAAGGTGTTATACGGCGCCCGCTGGTCGGCCATGCTCCGGGTGACCGGCCAAATGGTCAGCTGGCTCAGTACCATCATCGTCGTGCGCTTCATCCGCCCGGAGGATTACGGACTCAATGCCATGTTGGAAGCGCCACTCGAACTCCTCATGCTACTCAGCACGTTTGGCCTCGACTTGGCCCTGGTCCGGTGGAAAACGATCGAGCAGGAGGAATTGCGCAGTGTCTTCGGCTCGCTGCTGATCATCAACGGACTCCTTTTTCTCGTCTATTTCTTTGGCGGCAGTCTGATGGCTGCTTATTTTGATGAACCTCGTCTTGAATCGCTGGCTCAGGTGCTGGCCTTCGTTTTTATCCTGGCACCGTTTCGGGTCATTCCCAACGCACTGCTGGAT contains the following coding sequences:
- a CDS encoding phenylacetate--CoA ligase family protein, with the translated sequence MKNRDWYTSLVSGLLFPLQERLKDHSTVSVRKALELSQWWNRERLENLQLLKLRHLLAEAEAHVPYYRRIFAEIGFKAAEVSSLADLARLPLLDKPAIRADTEALKSQKARSLRSFNTGGSSGEPLTFYIGRERVSHDVAAKWRATRWWDVDIGDPEMVVWGSPIELGAQDRLRMLRDRLLRTRLFPAFEMSEQKLDRFLGELRAAPPRMFFGYPSALSHIARHAQARGQRMDDLGINVAFVTSERLYDEQRQQISKTFGCPVANGYGGRDAGFIAHECPEGGMHITAEDIIVEIVDRQGVPLPCGEAGEIIVTHLSTAEFPFIRYRTGDIGILDDRICRCGRGLPLLREIQGRSTDFVVAQDGTVMHGLALIYILRELPQISHFKIIQESLNLIHIWVVSGAKLDREITAKIEEEFKARLGQSVEVLIEETTEIPAEKSGKFRYVISKIAGA